In Juglans microcarpa x Juglans regia isolate MS1-56 chromosome 8D, Jm3101_v1.0, whole genome shotgun sequence, the following are encoded in one genomic region:
- the LOC121241981 gene encoding amino-acid permease BAT1 homolog: MYLTIFLSVCLTNLGNSTPSMSSREGHDQLGVSQQALEMDSGEKRLNELGYKQELRREMTLFKTLAITFSSMAVFTGTPLYGPSLRYAGPASLIWGWVVVTFFTWFVGLAMAEICSSFPTTGSLYFWAAHLAGPRWGPFASWFCAWLETIGLISGIGAQAYSGAQALQMIILLSTGTNKGGGYFASRSVFLAMYMSLTLIWAILNSFALEVIAFLDIISIWWQVIGGLVVIIMLPLVAQQTQPASYVFTHFETSPEATGIRSKPYAVILSVLLSNYCLYGYDTAAHLTEETKGSDRTGPIAILSSIGIISAFGWAYILALTFCIRDPNYLYDENNETAGALVPAQIIYDAFHGRYQNSTGAVVFLCIIWGSFFFCGLSVTTSAARVVYALSRDKGIPFSPIWRRVHPKHKVPRNAVWLCAAICMILGLPILKLDVVFTAILSISTIGWVGGYAVPIFARLVMAEENFKPGPFYLGKARRPICLVAFLWICYTCSAFLLPTLYPLQWRTFNYAPIALAVALTAIMLWWVLDARKWFKGPVRNIDIQNGDI; encoded by the exons ATGTATTTAACGATTTTCCTGTCTGTTTGCCTAACAAACCTTGGCAATAGTACTCCAAGTATGAGTTCCAGAGAAGGACATGATCAATTAGGCGTCAGTCAGCAGGCTTTGGAAATGGATTCTGGAGAGAAGCGTCTCAATGAGCTTGGATACAAGCAAGAGTTGAGAAGAGAGATG ACTCTATTCAAGACGCTTGCAATAACATTTTCGAGCATGGCAGTTTTTACTGGAACGCCACTATATGGCCCAAGCCTACGTTATGCAGGTCCTGCAAGCTTAATATGGGGATGGGTGGTGGTCACCTTCTTCACCTGGTTTGTTGGACTAGCCATGGCTGAGATATGCTCCTCCTTCCCT ACTACAGGTTCTCTATACTTTTGGGCTGCCCATTTGGCTGGACCAAGGTGGGGTCCATTTGCATCATGGTTTTGTGCATGGCTCGAGACCATTGGTCTTATTTCTGGAATTGGAGCACAG GCCTATTCAGGAGCGCAGGCACTGCAGATGATCATTCTTTTGTCCACTGGAACAAACAAGGGTGGAGGCTACTTTGCATCAAGAAGTGTATTTTTGGCCATGTATATGAGCCTTACCCTTATATGGGCTATACTCAATTCATTCGCCTTAGAAGTAATAGCATTCCTGGACATAATTTCCATATGGTGGCAG GTAATCGGTGGTTTAGTGGTGATTATAATGCTCCCTCTAGTGGCACAGCAAACACAACCAGCTTCTTATGTGTTCACTCACTTTGAAACATCCCCTGAGGCAACTGGAATACGCAGCAAACCTTATGCAGTGATACTATCTGTGCTTTTAAGCAACTACTGTCTATACGGTTATGACACTGCAGCTCATCTAACTGAAGAAACAAAAGGGTCCGACAGAACTGGTCCTATTGCCATTCTTTCCAGTATTGGGATCATTTCTGCATTTGGGTGGGCTTATATCTTAGCTCTTACCTTCTGCATTCGG GATCCAAACTACTTGTATGATGAGAACAATGAGACAGCTGGTGCCCTTGTACCAGCACAGATCATTTATGATGCATTCCATGGGAGGTATCAAAATTCCACTGGAGCTGTTGTATTTCTGTGTATAATCTGGGGATCATTCTTCTTTTGTGGGCTTTCAGTTACTACTAGTGCTGCCAGAGTT GTTTATGCACTATCTAGGGATAAAGGAATTCCATTTTCACCAATATGGAGGAGAGTTCACCCGAAGCATAAGGTTCCGAGAAATGCTGTGTGGCTATGTGCAGCCATATGCATGATCCTTGGCCTACCCATCCTGAAGTTAGATGTAGTTTTCACAGCTATCCTTTCCATAAGTACAATCGGATGGGTTGGTGGCTATGCTGTCCCAATCTTCGCCAGGTTAGTCATGGCAGAGGAAAATTTCAAACCAGGACCTTTCTATTTGGGTAAAGCAAGAAGGCCAATTTGCTTGGTAGCCTTCCTGTGGATATGTTACACCTGTTCAGCATTCTTACTGCCAACTCTCTACCCTCTTCAATGGAGAACTTTCAATTATGCACCAATAGCCCTTGCTGTAGCTTTGACTGCAATAATGCTTTGGTGGGTCTTGGATGCAAGGAAATGGTTCAAGGGGCCGGTAAGGAACATTGATATACAAAATGGAGACATTTGA
- the LOC121243076 gene encoding amino-acid permease BAT1 homolog — translation MAFREAHVGLNPRAMEIDSGEKRLNELGYKQELRREMNLFKTFAITFSTMALFIGTPLYGSSLLYAGPASMIWGYVVVTFFTWFVGFAMAEICSSFPTTGSLYFWAAHLAGPRWGPFASWCCAWLETIGVISGIGASAYSGAQGLQIIILLSTGTNKGGGYLATRSVFLSMYIILTLIWAVLNSFALQVIAFLNMISVWWQVIGGFVIIVALPMIASPTQSASYVFTHFETSPETTGIHSKPYAIIMSVLLSQFCLCGYDTAAHLTEETKGADRTGPMAILCSIGIISAFGWAYILALTFSIQDPAYLYDPKNETAGALVPAQIIYDAFYGRYHSGTGAVIFLCIIWGTFFFAGLSVTASAARVVYALSRDGGVPFSKVWRKIHPKQKVPINAVWLCTTISIIIGLPILKSNVVYTAVISIGTIGWVGSYAVPIFARLVMDEKDFKPGPFYLGRASKPICLIAFLYISYTCSVFLLPTLYPLQWDTFNYAPIAIAVLLTLIMLWWMLDARKWFKGPVRNIEFQNGAI, via the exons ATGGCTTTTAGAGAGGCACATGTTGGCTTGAATCCCAGAGCTATGGAGATTGATTCAGGAGAAAAGCGGCTAAACGAGCTTGGATACAAGCAGGAACTCAGAAGAGAAATG AATTTATTCAAGACATTTGCGATAACATTTTCGACCATGGCACTTTTCATTGGAACTCCACTGTACGGATCTAGCCTACTATATGCAGGCCCTGCAAGCATGATATGGGGTTATGTTGTGGTCACCTTCTTCACCTGGTTTGTAGGATTTGCCATGGCTGAGATCTGCTCATCTTTTCCA ACTACTGGCTCCCTTTATTTTTGGGCTGCTCACTTAGCTGGACCCCGGTGGGGGCCATTTGCATCCTGGTGCTGCGCTTGGCTAGAAACTATCGGTGTCATTTCTGGAATCGGCGCATCG GCCTACTCTGGAGCACAGGGATTGCAGATAATAATTCTTTTGTCCACTGGGACAAACAAGGGTGGAGGCTACTTGGCAACAAGGAGCGTATTTTTGTCCATGTATATAATCCTTACCTTAATATGGGCAGTGCTGAACTCCTTTGCATTGCAAGTCATTGCATTCCTCAACATGATTTCTGTATGGTGGCAG GTCATTGGCGGATTTGTTATAATAGTAGCTCTTCCCATGATAGCAAGCCCGACACAATCAGCATCATACGTCTTTACTCATTTCGAAACATCTCCTGAGACAACAGGCATACATAGCAAACCTTATGCAATAATAATGTCAGTACTTCTAAGCCAATTCTGTTTGTGTGGCTACGACACCGCGGCTCATCTCACTGAGGAAACCAAAGGTGCTGACAGAACTGGTCCCATGGCCATTCTTTGTAGCATAGGAATCATTTCAGCATTTGGATGGGCGTATATCTTAGCCCTTACTTTTAGCATCCAG GATCCTGCATATTTATATGATCCAAAAAATGAAACAGCAGGTGCACTCGTTCCTGCACAGATAATTTATGATGCATTTTATGGAAGGTATCACAGTGGTACTGGTGCAGTAATTTTTCTCTGTATCATTTGGGGAACCTTCTTCTTTGCAGGGCTCTCAGTCACTGCTAGCGCTGCTAGAGTA GTCTATGCACTATCCAGGGATGGAGGAGTTCCATTTTCAAAAGTCTGGAGAAAAATACATCCAAAACAGAAAGTTCCAATAAATGCAGTGTGGTTGTGCACAACCATTTCCATTATCATAGGACTTCCCATCTTGAAATCCAATGTAGTTTACACTGCTGTCATTTCCATTGGTACAATTGGATGGGTGGGAAGCTATGCTGTCCCAATTTTTGCAAGGCTGGTCATGGATGAGAAGGATTTTAAACCAGGTCCCTTCTATTTGGGAAGAGCAAGCAAGCCAATTTGCTTGATAGCTTTCTTATACATATCTTATACTTGTTCAGTCTTTCTGTTGCCAACTCTTTACCCTCTACAATGGGATACTTTCAACTATGCACCTATAGCTATTGCTGTATTATTGACACTGATAATGCTTTGGTGGATGTTGGATGCAAGGAAATGGTTCAAGGGACCAGTGAGGAATATTGAATTCCAGAATGGAGCCATTTAA